The proteins below come from a single Papaver somniferum cultivar HN1 chromosome 11, ASM357369v1, whole genome shotgun sequence genomic window:
- the LOC113321340 gene encoding uncharacterized protein LOC113321340, with product MALKNVAKMLSRRYSSGTTSVVTKNGGFETKHIRDDRVRRIAERLEQATEKTKRLTDECNAIFALRRAFSMDRIIWLGLIMSIGDEIHEQFKTIQDIKAKDAQLSACLTKRQ from the exons ATGGCACTAAAAAATGTCGCAAAAATGCTATCACGGAGGTATTCCAGTGGCACTACAAGCGTTGTTACCAAGAATGGAGGATTTGAGACGAAACAT ATTAGGGATGATAGAGTGCGAAGAATTGCTGAACGGCTTGAGCAGGCTACTGAGAAAACAAAGAGACTCACTGATGAATGCAATGCTATCTTT GCCCTAAGACGGGCATTTTCTATGGATCGAATCATATGGTTAGGGCTCATTATGAGTATTGGTGATGAGATACATGAGCAGTTTAAAACTATACAAGACATCAAAGCTAAAGATGCGCAATTGTCAGCTTGTCTTACCAAAAGGCAATAG